One stretch of Burkholderia pyrrocinia DNA includes these proteins:
- a CDS encoding amino acid ABC transporter permease/ATP-binding protein, with protein sequence MSDTTHLGGALPPLSSAGAREPGTRFRIVPARHRARTAGTVLAVVLIAIALHSILGNPQWGWPVFAEWFLSPPVLSGLARTLVLTLLGAVFGFVLGAFVALARLSRSRLLSASAWTFVWLFRSIPLIVLLLILNNLGYLYEHVRLGVPFTGIVWFEAPTTDLISPFLAAVLGLTLNHAAFSAEVIRGGILAVDQGQLEAAAALGLPRGRQTMRIVLPQAMRAILPTAFNDLITLAKGTSMVYVLAMPELFYTVQVIYRRNLEVIPLLMVATVWYLIILTVLSAIQVQVERHYARGALRNPPPSVLTFALARIGVLWRRAASRHSASIAQQAERNTETVAAAVPRAGGEVAVHGVSKQFGMQRVLDNVSFVAPRGSVTAIVGPSGSGKSTLLRTINHLERVDDGFIDIDGELIGYRRDGDVLYELKERDVLKRRTAVGMVFQNFNLFPHLTVLENLIETPIAVAGVTRDAAERTARTLLARVGLADKADAYPRQLSGGQQQRVAIARALALRPKVLLFDEPTSALDPELVNEVLDVIKELARSGTTLVIVTHEIGFAREVADNVLFMERGRIVEAGPPAVVLDAPSHPRTRAFLSRVL encoded by the coding sequence ATGAGCGACACGACCCACCTCGGCGGCGCACTGCCGCCGCTCTCTTCCGCCGGCGCGCGCGAGCCCGGCACGCGGTTCCGGATCGTGCCCGCGCGCCACCGGGCGCGCACGGCCGGCACCGTGCTCGCCGTCGTGCTGATCGCGATCGCGCTGCATTCGATCCTCGGCAACCCGCAATGGGGCTGGCCGGTGTTCGCCGAATGGTTCCTGTCGCCGCCGGTGCTGTCGGGGCTCGCGCGCACGCTGGTGCTGACGCTGCTCGGCGCGGTGTTCGGCTTCGTGCTCGGCGCGTTCGTCGCGCTGGCCCGGCTGTCGCGGTCGCGCCTGCTGTCCGCGAGCGCATGGACCTTCGTGTGGCTGTTCCGCTCGATTCCGCTGATCGTACTGCTGCTGATCCTGAACAACCTCGGCTACCTGTACGAGCATGTGCGGCTCGGCGTGCCGTTCACCGGCATCGTGTGGTTCGAAGCGCCGACGACCGACCTGATCAGCCCGTTCCTCGCGGCCGTGCTCGGCCTCACGCTGAACCACGCGGCGTTTTCCGCGGAAGTGATCCGCGGCGGCATTCTCGCGGTCGACCAGGGCCAGCTCGAGGCGGCCGCCGCGCTCGGGCTGCCGCGCGGCCGCCAGACCATGCGAATCGTGCTGCCGCAAGCGATGCGCGCGATCCTGCCGACCGCGTTCAACGACCTGATCACGCTCGCGAAAGGCACGTCGATGGTGTACGTGCTCGCGATGCCTGAGCTGTTCTACACGGTGCAGGTGATCTATCGCCGCAACCTCGAAGTGATTCCGCTGCTGATGGTCGCGACCGTCTGGTATTTGATCATCCTGACGGTGCTGTCGGCGATCCAGGTGCAGGTCGAGCGGCACTATGCGCGCGGCGCGCTGCGCAATCCGCCGCCGTCGGTGCTCACGTTCGCGCTCGCACGCATCGGCGTGCTGTGGCGGCGTGCCGCGTCGCGCCATTCGGCGTCGATCGCGCAGCAGGCCGAACGCAATACCGAAACCGTTGCCGCCGCCGTGCCGCGCGCCGGCGGCGAAGTGGCCGTGCATGGCGTATCGAAGCAGTTCGGCATGCAGCGCGTGCTCGACAACGTGTCGTTCGTCGCGCCGCGCGGCAGCGTGACCGCGATCGTCGGGCCGTCGGGCTCGGGCAAGTCGACGCTGCTGCGCACGATCAACCATCTCGAACGCGTCGACGACGGTTTCATCGACATCGACGGCGAACTGATCGGCTATCGCCGCGACGGCGACGTGCTCTACGAGCTGAAGGAGCGCGACGTGCTGAAGCGGCGCACGGCCGTCGGGATGGTGTTCCAGAATTTCAACCTGTTCCCGCACCTGACGGTGCTCGAGAACCTGATCGAGACGCCGATCGCCGTCGCCGGCGTCACGCGCGATGCGGCCGAGCGCACCGCACGCACGCTGCTCGCGCGCGTCGGTCTTGCGGATAAGGCCGATGCGTACCCGCGCCAATTGTCCGGCGGCCAGCAGCAGCGCGTCGCGATCGCGCGGGCGCTCGCGTTGCGTCCGAAGGTGCTGCTGTTCGACGAGCCGACGTCCGCGCTCGACCCGGAACTCGTCAACGAGGTGCTCGACGTGATCAAGGAACTCGCGCGCTCGGGCACGACGCTCGTGATCGTCACGCACGAGATCGGCTTCGCGCGCGAGGTCGCGGACAACGTGCTGTTCATGGAGCGCGGACGCATCGTCGAAGCCGGGCCGCCGGCCGTCGTGCTCGACGCGCCGTCGCATCCGCGCACGCGCGCGTTCCTGTCGCGGGTGCTGTGA
- a CDS encoding ABC transporter substrate-binding protein, protein MIDRRQFMTAALIAASGGLSSRIAHAAAATADLDPRQAGRIRASRDDAAIREASGYRWVRDGAFTVAISPHAPPVSTYATDARTVVGADPDYAQLVADALGRTLVLVPIAWADWPLGLTSGKYDAVISNVGVTEKRKEKYDFTTYRLGLHGFYVRTGSPIAKIAEPKDIAGLRIITGAGTSQERILLEWSRRNVAQGLKATELLYFDDDATARVALLSGRADAELNPNASLAYEAARSGKIRRVGVVNAGWPNNADVAIATRRGSGLAPALTLATNALIGSGWYGQALARWGLQSEAIARAETNPPGLPSF, encoded by the coding sequence ATGATCGATCGACGTCAATTCATGACCGCCGCGCTGATCGCGGCATCCGGCGGCCTGTCGTCGCGCATCGCACACGCGGCGGCTGCAACCGCCGACCTCGACCCGCGCCAGGCCGGCCGGATTCGCGCGTCGCGCGACGACGCGGCCATCCGCGAGGCGAGCGGCTACCGCTGGGTGCGCGACGGCGCATTCACGGTTGCGATTTCACCGCACGCGCCCCCCGTATCGACCTACGCGACCGACGCACGCACCGTGGTCGGCGCCGATCCCGACTATGCGCAGCTCGTCGCCGATGCGCTCGGCCGCACGCTCGTACTGGTGCCGATCGCATGGGCCGACTGGCCGCTCGGGCTGACGTCCGGCAAGTACGACGCGGTGATCTCGAACGTCGGCGTGACCGAGAAGCGCAAGGAGAAATACGATTTCACGACCTACCGGCTCGGGCTGCACGGCTTCTATGTGCGCACCGGCAGCCCGATCGCGAAGATCGCCGAGCCGAAGGACATCGCGGGCCTGCGGATCATCACCGGTGCCGGCACGAGCCAGGAGCGCATCCTGCTCGAATGGAGCCGGCGCAACGTCGCTCAAGGATTGAAGGCGACCGAGCTGCTCTATTTCGACGACGACGCGACCGCGCGCGTCGCGCTGCTGTCGGGCCGCGCCGATGCGGAGCTGAACCCGAACGCGTCGCTCGCGTACGAGGCCGCGCGCAGCGGCAAGATCCGCCGCGTCGGCGTCGTCAATGCGGGCTGGCCGAACAATGCCGACGTCGCGATCGCAACGCGTCGCGGCAGCGGCCTCGCGCCCGCGCTGACGCTAGCGACGAATGCGCTGATCGGCAGCGGCTGGTATGGGCAGGCGCTCGCGAGATGGGGTTTGCAAAGCGAGGCGATCGCTCGGGCGGAAACCAATCCGCCGGGGTTGCCGTCGTTCTGA
- a CDS encoding LLM class flavin-dependent oxidoreductase: MPVDIIGMITATPGAEVDVPGGAAVQPDYVRRFAHAHEAAGFDQILVGHFSNAADGFIVASFAAAATERIRILLAHRPGVIVPSVAARQIATLDVFSGGRLALNVVSGGDDSDLQRDGDFVPHDARYRRTGEYLDVLKRIWLADAPVDHDGEFYRLRGASPLVKGAQRPHVPIYFGGSSPAALAVAGEHADVYMTWGEPLASVREQIARVHAAAAPFGRAPRISVSFRPIVADTEAAAWEKAEAIRERVRAARVANGQPIAGHAPQNAGSQRLMAAAAQGDVLDERLWMGVANLTGARWNSTALVGTPEQVARALGAYYRLGVSTFLIRGFDPLDDALAYGRDLIPAIHAHVAELDRYQAAVTA, from the coding sequence ATGCCAGTCGACATCATCGGCATGATCACCGCGACGCCCGGCGCGGAGGTCGACGTACCGGGCGGCGCGGCCGTCCAGCCCGACTACGTGCGCCGCTTCGCGCACGCGCACGAGGCGGCGGGCTTCGACCAGATCCTGGTCGGCCATTTCAGCAACGCGGCGGACGGTTTCATCGTCGCGTCGTTCGCGGCCGCCGCGACCGAACGCATCCGCATCCTGCTCGCGCACCGGCCGGGCGTGATCGTGCCGTCGGTCGCCGCGCGGCAGATCGCGACGCTCGACGTGTTCAGCGGCGGCCGGCTCGCGCTGAACGTCGTGTCGGGCGGCGACGATTCGGACTTGCAGCGCGACGGCGATTTCGTGCCGCACGATGCACGCTACCGCCGCACCGGCGAATATCTCGACGTGCTGAAGCGGATCTGGCTGGCCGACGCGCCGGTCGACCACGACGGCGAGTTCTACCGGCTGCGCGGCGCGTCGCCGCTCGTGAAGGGCGCGCAGCGGCCGCACGTGCCGATCTATTTCGGCGGCTCGTCGCCGGCCGCGCTCGCGGTCGCGGGCGAGCACGCGGATGTCTACATGACGTGGGGCGAGCCGCTCGCATCGGTGCGCGAGCAGATCGCGCGCGTGCATGCCGCCGCCGCGCCGTTCGGGCGCGCGCCGCGCATCAGCGTGTCGTTTCGGCCGATCGTCGCCGATACCGAGGCCGCCGCGTGGGAGAAGGCCGAGGCGATTCGCGAGCGCGTACGCGCGGCGCGGGTCGCGAACGGCCAGCCGATCGCCGGCCACGCGCCGCAGAATGCGGGCTCGCAACGGTTGATGGCCGCCGCCGCGCAGGGCGACGTGCTCGACGAGCGCTTGTGGATGGGTGTCGCGAACCTGACCGGTGCGCGCTGGAATTCGACCGCGCTGGTCGGCACGCCCGAACAGGTCGCGCGGGCGCTCGGCGCGTACTACCGGCTCGGCGTGTCGACGTTCCTGATTCGCGGGTTCGATCCGCTCGACGATGCGCTGGCCTACGGGCGCGACCTGATTCCGGCGATTCATGCGCATGTCGCGGAGCTCGACCGGTATCAAGCGGCGGTGACGGCATAG
- a CDS encoding ABC transporter substrate-binding protein: protein MLSRIVTALLLALAAQPGIAKDTVTLRVGEQNYFNIQASMEASGVLKDLPYTIEWKHFQAAAPVAESLNGNAIDIGFLGDSALLTLAARGAPVKVVAVSRQSLDGVAILVPKNSPVRTVADLQGKTVAVWRGAWSQQLVLRALEHAGLRADSVKYAYLMPIDATNALANGSVDAVSLWEPFVSTLALRQGARPITTAQGLMPALSFVAANEQAASGKRAEITDFLKRVVAARQWVDSHPREYADLWSKRAKLEPDVAYRWLDNAKQRVGPVDDTAAKDAQNTADFLHKAGVIPAAYDTSKLLDRSYAGAFAAPAQKTAAAQ, encoded by the coding sequence TTGCTGAGCCGAATCGTCACGGCGCTCTTGCTGGCGCTTGCCGCGCAGCCGGGCATCGCGAAAGACACCGTCACGCTGCGCGTCGGTGAACAGAACTACTTCAACATCCAGGCGTCGATGGAGGCGTCCGGCGTGCTGAAGGACCTGCCTTACACGATCGAGTGGAAGCACTTCCAGGCCGCCGCGCCGGTCGCCGAGAGCCTGAACGGCAACGCGATCGACATCGGCTTTCTCGGCGATTCCGCGCTGCTCACACTTGCCGCGCGCGGCGCGCCGGTGAAGGTCGTCGCGGTGTCGCGGCAGAGCCTCGACGGCGTCGCGATCCTCGTGCCGAAGAATTCGCCGGTGCGTACCGTGGCCGATTTGCAAGGCAAGACCGTCGCCGTGTGGCGCGGCGCATGGAGCCAGCAGCTCGTGCTGCGCGCGCTCGAACACGCGGGCCTGCGCGCGGATTCGGTCAAGTACGCGTACCTGATGCCGATCGACGCGACCAACGCGCTCGCGAACGGCTCGGTCGATGCCGTGTCGCTGTGGGAGCCGTTCGTCAGCACGCTGGCGTTGCGGCAGGGCGCGCGGCCCATCACCACCGCGCAGGGGCTGATGCCCGCGCTGAGCTTCGTCGCCGCGAACGAGCAGGCCGCGTCGGGCAAGCGGGCGGAGATCACCGATTTCCTGAAGCGCGTCGTGGCCGCACGCCAGTGGGTCGACAGCCATCCGCGCGAGTACGCGGACCTATGGTCGAAGCGCGCGAAGCTCGAGCCCGACGTCGCGTACCGCTGGCTCGACAATGCGAAGCAGCGCGTGGGCCCGGTCGACGACACGGCCGCGAAGGACGCGCAGAACACGGCCGATTTCCTGCACAAGGCCGGCGTGATTCCGGCCGCGTACGACACGTCGAAGCTGCTCGACCGCTCGTATGCGGGTGCGTTCGCGGCGCCTGCGCAAAAGACGGCCGCCGCGCAGTAA
- a CDS encoding alpha/beta hydrolase family protein: protein MTSQPIEFSAIDGYPLRGTLWTPDAEPRALVLIHPATAVPERLYAGFARFLTERGFAALTYNYRGIGASRPARLGALRARMRDWMELDVGAATAWARQAYEGLPLLAVGHSVGGHAIGLSASTTHLRAAVLVAAHAGSTRLIAQAAERLKVRLILRVLGPLMSALLGYVPGKRLGLGEDLPAGVFREWSRWTTLPHYFFDDPTLGAADRFSKQRLPVLALGFDDDPWANPAAIDLLVSYLTGAAVERRQIDPHAAGSGPVGHMGFFRSRPGTVLWPDLADWLAQALDTPRAAGRPSLSIAAGNPA from the coding sequence ATGACCTCCCAACCGATCGAGTTTTCCGCCATCGACGGCTATCCGCTGCGCGGCACGCTGTGGACGCCCGATGCCGAACCGCGCGCGCTGGTGCTGATCCATCCGGCGACGGCCGTGCCGGAGCGGCTGTATGCGGGCTTCGCGCGCTTCCTGACCGAACGCGGCTTCGCGGCATTGACCTACAACTACCGCGGCATCGGCGCGTCGCGGCCCGCGCGCCTGGGCGCGCTGCGAGCCCGCATGCGCGACTGGATGGAGCTCGACGTCGGCGCCGCGACCGCATGGGCACGGCAGGCATACGAAGGATTGCCGCTGCTGGCGGTCGGGCATAGCGTCGGCGGGCACGCGATCGGGCTTTCCGCGAGCACGACGCATCTGCGCGCGGCCGTGCTCGTCGCCGCGCATGCAGGCAGCACGCGACTGATCGCGCAGGCGGCCGAGCGCCTGAAGGTGCGGCTGATCCTGCGCGTGCTGGGCCCGCTGATGTCCGCGCTGCTCGGCTACGTGCCCGGCAAGCGGCTCGGGCTCGGCGAGGACCTGCCGGCCGGCGTGTTCCGCGAATGGAGCCGCTGGACGACGCTGCCGCACTATTTCTTCGACGATCCGACACTCGGCGCGGCCGATCGTTTCTCGAAACAGCGGCTGCCTGTCCTCGCGCTCGGCTTCGACGACGATCCGTGGGCGAACCCGGCCGCGATCGACCTGCTGGTAAGCTATCTGACCGGCGCGGCGGTCGAGCGCCGCCAGATCGATCCGCACGCGGCGGGCAGCGGCCCGGTCGGGCACATGGGCTTCTTCCGCAGCCGGCCCGGCACCGTGCTGTGGCCCGACCTGGCCGACTGGCTCGCGCAGGCACTCGACACGCCGCGCGCCGCCGGCCGTCCCTCCCTTTCCATTGCAGCCGGGAACCCAGCTTGA
- a CDS encoding MarR family winged helix-turn-helix transcriptional regulator, translating to MSENRRLFFLLNIGQRRVQRWVDRKAETDTRASAAQAGVLFCLAKQDGALIGEVGAALQLAPSAMTGLADRMAKAGLLARHADSNDGRATRLYLTDEGHTALKRARVLLRELNEKLCDGFSDAELDIVARWLHALQDRFPAER from the coding sequence TTGAGCGAAAACCGACGACTGTTTTTCCTGTTGAACATCGGCCAGCGGCGCGTGCAGCGCTGGGTCGACCGCAAGGCCGAGACCGATACGCGCGCGAGCGCCGCGCAGGCCGGCGTGCTGTTCTGTCTCGCGAAGCAGGACGGCGCGCTGATCGGCGAAGTCGGCGCCGCGCTGCAGCTCGCGCCGTCCGCGATGACGGGGCTCGCCGACCGGATGGCGAAAGCCGGCCTGCTCGCGCGCCACGCCGATTCGAACGACGGCCGCGCGACGCGCCTGTACCTGACCGACGAAGGCCACACGGCGCTCAAGCGCGCGCGCGTGCTGCTGCGCGAATTGAACGAGAAGCTGTGCGACGGGTTTTCCGACGCGGAACTCGATATCGTCGCGCGCTGGCTGCACGCGTTGCAGGACCGGTTTCCGGCGGAGCGCTGA
- a CDS encoding sialidase family protein, giving the protein MRRTIVSHPLFTCLPAVMALACAAAHADPVLVSGPSPYAACTIGGPGTVYVNAEVEPWLSVNPANPTNMIGVWQQDRWSNGGAHGLVAGYTFDGGATWARTTQPFSACAPGGLKYERASDPWVSFGPDGTAYSVSISFNQSNNSNAVAASVSADGGQTWSSPALLMADNEPTTQFFNDKESVTANPVKAGTAYAVWDRLELPNGNPYANLHTQAFRGPTLFSKTTDGGKTWSKAKVIVHVPSRQQTIGNQIVVDPKSGTLYDFFNLIQPPFSKAAGKVAFIKSTDDGATWTQPQVIAGLQTVGVTDPNTGEPVRTGDIIPEPAIDPASGQLYVVWQDSRFNGGKYDEVALSTSKDGGASWSAPLQINTPTGRPAFNPSVRVDNAGAVMVTHYDFRDLLAGNTTTLPTGFWRKISHDGGATFSDERRVGGPFDMKLAPNAEGFFIGDYQGLDVGPSSSFHPFFVQTSAGNLTNRTDVFFAQ; this is encoded by the coding sequence ATGCGACGCACTATCGTGTCCCACCCGCTTTTCACCTGCCTGCCCGCCGTGATGGCGCTGGCCTGTGCCGCCGCGCACGCCGATCCCGTGCTCGTGTCCGGCCCCAGTCCATACGCCGCCTGCACCATAGGCGGGCCCGGCACCGTCTATGTGAATGCCGAGGTCGAACCCTGGCTTTCGGTCAATCCGGCAAACCCGACGAACATGATCGGCGTATGGCAGCAGGACCGCTGGTCGAACGGCGGCGCGCACGGGCTCGTCGCCGGCTATACGTTCGACGGCGGCGCGACCTGGGCGCGGACGACTCAGCCGTTCAGCGCGTGCGCGCCGGGCGGGCTCAAGTACGAGCGCGCGTCCGACCCATGGGTGTCCTTCGGCCCGGACGGCACCGCGTATTCGGTATCGATCTCGTTCAACCAGTCGAACAACAGCAACGCGGTCGCGGCATCGGTATCGGCCGACGGCGGGCAGACGTGGAGCAGCCCCGCATTGCTGATGGCGGACAACGAACCGACCACGCAGTTCTTCAACGACAAGGAATCGGTGACGGCGAACCCGGTGAAGGCCGGCACCGCATACGCGGTATGGGACCGCCTCGAACTGCCGAACGGCAATCCGTACGCGAACCTGCATACGCAGGCGTTCCGCGGGCCGACGCTGTTCTCGAAGACGACCGACGGCGGCAAGACCTGGAGCAAGGCGAAGGTCATCGTCCACGTGCCGTCGCGCCAGCAGACGATCGGCAACCAGATCGTCGTCGATCCGAAAAGCGGCACGCTGTACGATTTCTTCAACCTGATCCAGCCGCCGTTCAGCAAGGCCGCGGGCAAGGTCGCGTTCATCAAGTCGACCGACGACGGCGCAACCTGGACACAGCCGCAGGTGATCGCGGGGCTGCAGACGGTCGGCGTGACGGACCCGAACACCGGCGAACCCGTGCGCACCGGCGACATCATTCCCGAGCCCGCGATCGATCCCGCATCGGGCCAGCTTTACGTCGTATGGCAGGACAGCCGCTTCAACGGCGGCAAGTACGACGAGGTCGCGCTATCGACGTCGAAGGACGGCGGCGCATCCTGGAGCGCGCCGCTGCAGATCAACACGCCGACCGGCCGGCCGGCCTTCAATCCGTCGGTGCGCGTCGACAACGCGGGCGCCGTGATGGTCACCCACTACGACTTCCGCGACCTGCTGGCCGGGAACACGACGACGCTGCCGACGGGCTTCTGGCGCAAGATCTCGCACGACGGCGGCGCCACGTTCAGCGACGAGCGGCGCGTCGGCGGACCGTTCGACATGAAGCTCGCGCCGAACGCGGAAGGCTTCTTCATCGGCGACTACCAGGGCCTCGACGTCGGCCCGTCGTCGTCGTTCCATCCGTTCTTCGTCCAGACCAGCGCGGGCAACCTGACGAACCGCACGGACGTGTTCTTCGCCCAATGA
- the adhP gene encoding alcohol dehydrogenase AdhP: protein MTQTMKAAVVHAFGEPLRIEEVPVPTPGPGQILVNIKATGVCHTDLHAADGDWPVKPSLPFIPGHEGVGIVAAVGAGVTHVREGDRVGVPWLYKACGHCEYCYTGWETLCHDQQNTGYSVNGSYAEYVLADPDYVGHLPAKVAFDEIAPILCAGVTVYKGIRVTDTRPGQWLAISGVGGLGHVAVQYARAMGLHVAAIDISPDKLALARQLGAELTIDASVDDPAKVIQKEIGGAHGVLVTAVSRSAFAQALGMVRRGGTVALNGLPPGDFPLPIFSTVLNGITVRGSIVGTRRDLQESLDFAADGLVRAHIHRDRLGNINDVFAKLREGKVDGRIVLTEMQ from the coding sequence ATGACGCAAACCATGAAAGCCGCCGTGGTGCACGCATTCGGCGAACCGTTGCGTATCGAGGAAGTGCCCGTGCCGACGCCGGGCCCCGGCCAGATCCTCGTCAACATCAAGGCGACGGGCGTCTGCCATACCGATCTGCACGCGGCCGACGGCGACTGGCCCGTGAAGCCGTCGCTGCCGTTCATTCCGGGGCATGAAGGCGTGGGCATCGTCGCGGCGGTCGGCGCGGGCGTCACGCACGTGCGCGAGGGCGACCGCGTCGGCGTGCCATGGCTTTACAAGGCCTGCGGACATTGCGAGTACTGCTATACGGGCTGGGAAACGCTGTGTCACGACCAGCAGAACACCGGCTATTCGGTGAACGGCAGCTATGCGGAATACGTGCTGGCCGATCCCGACTACGTCGGCCATCTGCCGGCGAAGGTCGCGTTCGACGAGATCGCGCCGATCCTGTGCGCGGGCGTGACCGTCTACAAGGGCATTCGCGTCACCGATACGCGCCCCGGTCAGTGGCTCGCGATCTCCGGCGTCGGCGGCCTCGGGCACGTGGCGGTGCAATATGCACGCGCGATGGGCCTGCACGTTGCCGCGATCGACATTTCGCCCGACAAGCTCGCGCTCGCGCGGCAGCTCGGCGCGGAACTGACGATCGACGCATCGGTCGACGATCCGGCGAAGGTGATCCAGAAAGAGATCGGCGGTGCGCACGGCGTGCTGGTCACGGCGGTGTCGCGCAGCGCGTTCGCGCAGGCGCTCGGGATGGTGCGGCGCGGCGGCACGGTCGCGCTCAACGGGCTGCCGCCCGGCGATTTCCCGTTGCCGATCTTCTCGACGGTGCTGAACGGCATCACCGTGCGCGGCTCGATCGTCGGCACGCGCCGCGACCTGCAGGAATCGCTCGACTTCGCGGCCGACGGCCTGGTGCGCGCGCATATCCATCGCGACCGGCTCGGCAACATCAACGACGTGTTCGCGAAGTTACGCGAAGGCAAGGTCGACGGGCGCATCGTGCTGACCGAGATGCAGTGA
- a CDS encoding TonB-dependent receptor, protein MRDLPRLPLRPLSPLSLMLLAAAAHAQTDAPAASGTPSATALAPIFVTANPLGDTELISPTVQLSGDALTRRQADSLGETLNGLPGVSTTTYGPMVGRPIIRGMDGDRIRLLQNGVASYDASSLSYDHAVPQDPLSIERVEIVRGPAALLYGGNAVGGVVNTIDNRIPREAIEGVTGALDARYGGANSVRAGAAQVEGGNGRFAFHVDAFDRETSKLRIPGYARSSAQRAIDGPDTPQPEGSVPNSDGRVHGGAVGASYTWADGFAGLSYSGYESNYGSVAESDVRLRMRQERLALASEVRNLSGPFTKLKFDFAYTDYRHKEVDNGETATTFRNRGYEARIEARHRRIGPFEGAIGVQFGQNTFSALGDETLVPSTRTNSVALFGLEEWQVVPALKLSLGGRFEHVNVDPDPAGVEKFAGAQPRDFNAGSLSAGALFSLTPVWSVAANVAYTERAPTFYELYSNGPHDATGQFLIGNPNASKEKAVSTDLSLRYASGPNRGSVGVFYNRFSNYLTEYNTGRVVNDDGEPVTPGADGSLNEAIYRGVRAEFYGIELDGKWRAFSRRGHTVDLELTADYTHARNVDTGQPLPRIAPLRATLAADYGYGPFGARAQVTHAWSQHRVPDNDFSTDGYTSLGVMLTYKFRVGATHWLAYLRGDNLTNQEIRYSTSVVRGFAPEGGRSVMAGLRTTF, encoded by the coding sequence ATGCGCGACCTCCCTCGTCTACCGCTTCGCCCGCTTTCGCCCCTTTCGCTGATGCTGCTCGCCGCCGCCGCGCACGCGCAGACCGATGCACCCGCCGCATCGGGCACGCCTTCGGCTACCGCGCTCGCGCCGATCTTCGTGACCGCGAACCCGCTCGGCGATACCGAGCTGATCTCGCCGACCGTCCAGCTTTCCGGCGACGCGCTGACGCGCCGCCAGGCCGATTCGCTCGGCGAAACGCTGAACGGGCTGCCCGGCGTGTCGACCACCACCTACGGGCCGATGGTCGGCCGCCCGATCATCCGCGGCATGGACGGCGACCGGATCCGGCTGCTGCAGAACGGCGTCGCGTCCTACGACGCGTCGTCGCTGTCGTACGACCATGCGGTACCGCAGGATCCGCTGTCGATCGAACGCGTCGAGATCGTGCGCGGCCCGGCCGCGCTGCTGTACGGCGGCAACGCGGTGGGCGGCGTCGTCAACACGATCGACAACCGGATTCCGCGCGAAGCGATCGAAGGCGTGACGGGTGCGCTCGACGCGCGCTACGGCGGCGCGAATTCCGTGCGCGCGGGTGCCGCGCAGGTCGAAGGCGGCAACGGCCGCTTCGCGTTCCACGTCGACGCGTTCGACCGCGAAACGAGCAAGCTGCGGATTCCCGGCTACGCACGCAGCAGCGCACAACGCGCGATCGACGGCCCCGATACGCCGCAGCCGGAAGGCAGCGTGCCGAACAGCGACGGCCGCGTGCACGGCGGCGCGGTGGGCGCGTCGTACACGTGGGCGGACGGCTTCGCGGGCCTGTCGTACAGCGGCTACGAATCGAACTACGGCTCCGTCGCGGAGAGCGACGTGCGGCTGCGGATGCGCCAGGAACGCCTCGCGCTCGCGTCCGAGGTGCGCAACCTGAGCGGGCCGTTCACGAAGCTGAAATTCGACTTCGCGTATACCGACTATCGCCACAAGGAAGTCGACAACGGCGAGACGGCGACCACCTTCCGCAACCGCGGCTACGAGGCGCGCATCGAGGCGCGGCATCGCAGGATCGGCCCGTTCGAAGGCGCGATCGGCGTGCAGTTCGGCCAGAACACGTTTTCCGCGCTCGGCGACGAGACGCTCGTGCCGTCCACCCGCACCAACAGCGTCGCGCTGTTCGGCCTCGAGGAATGGCAGGTCGTCCCGGCGCTGAAGCTGTCTCTCGGCGGCCGCTTCGAGCACGTGAATGTCGACCCCGATCCGGCCGGCGTCGAGAAATTCGCGGGTGCGCAGCCGCGCGATTTCAATGCGGGCAGCCTGTCGGCCGGCGCGCTGTTTTCGCTGACGCCCGTGTGGTCGGTCGCGGCGAACGTCGCGTACACCGAACGCGCGCCGACCTTCTACGAGCTGTATTCGAACGGCCCGCACGATGCGACCGGCCAGTTCCTGATCGGCAACCCGAACGCGTCGAAGGAAAAGGCCGTGTCGACCGACCTGTCGCTGCGCTATGCGAGCGGCCCGAACCGCGGCAGCGTCGGCGTGTTCTACAACCGCTTCTCGAACTACCTGACCGAGTACAACACCGGCCGCGTCGTGAACGACGACGGCGAGCCCGTCACGCCCGGCGCCGACGGCTCGCTGAACGAAGCGATCTATCGCGGCGTGCGCGCCGAGTTCTACGGCATCGAGCTGGACGGCAAATGGCGCGCGTTCTCGCGGCGCGGCCATACGGTCGACCTGGAACTGACGGCCGACTACACGCACGCGCGCAACGTCGACACGGGCCAGCCGCTGCCGCGCATCGCGCCGCTGCGCGCGACGCTCGCGGCCGACTACGGTTACGGCCCGTTCGGCGCGCGTGCGCAGGTCACGCACGCGTGGTCGCAGCATCGCGTGCCCGACAACGACTTCTCGACGGACGGCTACACGTCGCTCGGCGTGATGCTGACCTACAAGTTCCGCGTCGGCGCGACGCACTGGCTCGCGTACCTGCGCGGCGACAACCTGACGAACCAGGAAATCCGCTATTCGACTTCGGTCGTGCGCGGCTTCGCGCCCGAAGGCGGCCGCAGCGTGATGGCCGGGTTGCGCACTACGTTCTGA